From a region of the Dehalococcoidales bacterium genome:
- a CDS encoding amino acid ABC transporter ATP-binding protein, producing MAQAIIEIKDVYKSFGHVEALKGVNLTVEEGEVIVIVGPSGSGKSTLLRCINRLEEYDKGSIVVDGIPLDTNQNINAVRREVGMVFQSFNLFAHLTVLQNLILAQTIVRKRTKEEAEKIAQELLVKVGIPEKARSYPSQLSGGQQQRVAIARALAMNPRVMLFDEPTSALDPEMIKEVLDVMGSLASEGMTMLVVSHEMGFARAAAQRVIFMDEGQIIEEAPPDVFFTDPTHERTRSFLSKILHM from the coding sequence ATGGCGCAAGCTATCATAGAAATAAAGGACGTATACAAAAGCTTTGGGCATGTTGAAGCTCTTAAGGGAGTAAACCTGACTGTCGAAGAAGGCGAAGTCATTGTGATAGTAGGTCCTTCTGGTTCTGGCAAATCAACTTTACTGCGTTGTATTAACCGCCTGGAAGAATATGATAAAGGCAGCATAGTTGTTGATGGAATACCGTTGGATACCAACCAGAACATTAATGCGGTGCGTCGCGAAGTAGGAATGGTGTTCCAGTCGTTTAATCTTTTCGCGCACCTTACAGTTCTTCAGAACTTGATACTTGCGCAGACTATTGTACGCAAGCGAACCAAAGAGGAAGCTGAAAAAATTGCCCAGGAGCTGCTTGTAAAGGTGGGGATACCTGAAAAAGCGCGGAGCTATCCATCTCAGCTATCCGGTGGCCAGCAGCAGCGTGTGGCTATCGCAAGGGCTTTAGCGATGAATCCGAGGGTTATGTTATTCGATGAGCCCACATCTGCTCTTGATCCTGAAATGATAAAAGAGGTTCTTGATGTGATGGGCTCACTGGCAAGCGAAGGAATGACAATGCTGGTCGTTTCTCATGAGATGGGTTTTGCCCGGGCTGCTGCGCAAAGAGTAATTTTTATGGATGAAGGCCAGATTATTGAAGAAGCGCCCCCTGACGTATTTTTTACCGATCCCACTCATGAACGTACTCGGTCTTTTTTAAGTAAAATCCTCCATATGTAA
- a CDS encoding 50S ribosomal protein L25 has translation MKKAVLKAGKRKLFGKRTRFLRRDGIVPANVYGQGVDSLALELGEKDLELIIKGGTSRIILLDVEGENNNRNVLIKNVSRHSLSQSLVHVDLYQVNMSQKISADIPVLLIGQAPALEYSENFLDHQLNEIQIECLPDKLPPHIEVDISVLTEAGQTIYVSDLQPEEGVEIITPGDHAIVRVTQSAKDEAEEGEEEKAVSETEVVGKEADTGAAEA, from the coding sequence ATGAAAAAAGCAGTCCTTAAAGCCGGTAAACGCAAGTTATTTGGTAAGAGAACACGGTTTTTAAGACGGGATGGTATCGTTCCCGCTAATGTATACGGACAAGGCGTTGATTCTCTTGCGCTCGAATTGGGAGAGAAAGACTTGGAACTAATCATCAAGGGGGGTACTTCACGAATTATTTTACTTGATGTGGAAGGTGAAAACAATAATCGTAACGTACTGATAAAAAACGTATCTCGGCATTCCCTTAGCCAGAGTCTGGTGCATGTTGATTTGTACCAGGTAAATATGAGCCAAAAAATTTCAGCCGATATACCTGTATTACTTATCGGTCAAGCGCCCGCGTTAGAATATAGTGAGAACTTTTTGGATCATCAACTTAACGAAATCCAGATTGAATGTCTTCCTGATAAATTGCCTCCTCACATCGAGGTTGATATCAGCGTGCTGACTGAAGCTGGCCAAACGATTTATGTTTCTGATTTGCAGCCTGAAGAGGGCGTGGAAATTATTACTCCAGGTGATCATGCTATTGTTAGGGTTACCCAGTCAGCCAAGGATGAAGCCGAAGAGGGAGAAGAAGAAAAAGCCGTTTCCGAAACTGAAGTTGTTGGTAAGGAAGCTGATACTGGAGCAGCAGAGGCATAG
- a CDS encoding amino acid ABC transporter permease: MEQKEKNEPISELSFVTGGEVNIRQDPWWWLVAAVIAIIILLVMLAPVPFKEIVVFAREGILVTILVTIASYFLMLILGLFGGLGRLSKNKLIFGISSLYVEIVRGIPLLVQLIAWYFASPVVIQKIGVWLNWAPLINYRANPILTAIIAITVCYGAYMSEIVRSGIQSIPKGQMEAARSLGMSHFQAMRYVVLPQAFRVILPPMGNEFIALLKDSSLVSVVAVADITRKGREFMSAHFNPIETWLMVALLYLVLTLVAARVVSYIEKRSRRGS, encoded by the coding sequence ATGGAACAAAAAGAAAAGAATGAACCTATTAGTGAGTTAAGCTTCGTCACCGGGGGTGAGGTCAATATACGTCAGGATCCCTGGTGGTGGCTGGTAGCGGCGGTTATCGCCATCATAATTTTGCTGGTCATGCTCGCCCCGGTACCTTTCAAGGAAATAGTTGTCTTTGCCCGGGAAGGGATTCTGGTAACCATTCTGGTAACTATTGCGAGCTATTTTTTAATGCTGATTCTTGGCTTGTTTGGAGGGTTGGGCCGACTTTCCAAGAACAAGCTTATCTTTGGAATTTCCTCTCTCTACGTAGAAATTGTTCGTGGCATACCCTTGCTTGTTCAGCTGATCGCCTGGTATTTCGCCTCTCCGGTAGTCATACAAAAAATTGGAGTTTGGCTTAACTGGGCGCCACTAATTAACTATCGTGCAAATCCGATCCTTACGGCTATTATAGCTATTACGGTATGCTACGGAGCTTATATGAGCGAAATTGTTCGTTCCGGTATCCAGAGTATTCCAAAAGGACAAATGGAAGCCGCAAGGTCTCTTGGCATGAGTCATTTTCAGGCTATGCGCTATGTGGTGTTACCACAGGCATTCAGGGTGATATTACCCCCTATGGGGAATGAATTTATTGCGCTGTTAAAAGATTCTTCACTGGTTAGCGTAGTAGCTGTGGCAGACATTACCAGAAAAGGAAGAGAGTTTATGTCTGCCCATTTTAATCCTATTGAAACTTGGCTGATGGTAGCTTTGCTCTATCTGGTACTCACTCTGGTCGCAGCGCGAGTGGTTTCCTACATTGAAAAACGATCGAGGCGTGGAAGTTAA
- a CDS encoding basic amino acid ABC transporter substrate-binding protein translates to MKRILWLLLATVLVAGLLLPGCGGDTGKIRVATDATWPPFEYVDTTTGEIVGFDVDLFNAIAEEAGLEVEWINVEWDPLLAGVAQGTYDAAISSITIKEERKADMDFSDPYYIAGQIIVARTDSTMTGAGDLVGKKVGVQSGTTGDDEVSAMDGVNVTGYDEIGMAFVALMNNQVDAVVCDTPVASGYVNKYDTLKTVGEVLTTEEYGIAMPKGSDELMSKINAALAEVKAKGVIDQLVEKWLVD, encoded by the coding sequence ATGAAACGTATATTATGGTTGTTGTTGGCTACTGTGCTCGTAGCCGGGTTACTGTTGCCGGGTTGTGGTGGCGATACCGGCAAGATTCGTGTAGCTACTGATGCTACCTGGCCGCCTTTTGAATATGTTGATACAACGACTGGCGAAATAGTTGGCTTCGATGTCGATCTTTTCAATGCAATCGCAGAAGAAGCCGGTCTTGAAGTTGAGTGGATTAACGTTGAATGGGACCCGCTGCTTGCTGGTGTGGCACAAGGTACCTATGATGCAGCCATTTCATCCATAACTATTAAGGAAGAGCGTAAGGCTGACATGGATTTTTCTGATCCGTATTATATTGCAGGGCAGATCATCGTTGCCAGGACTGACAGCACGATGACAGGAGCTGGCGACCTTGTCGGTAAAAAGGTTGGCGTTCAGTCCGGTACTACCGGGGATGATGAAGTAAGCGCAATGGATGGCGTCAATGTAACCGGGTACGATGAAATCGGCATGGCTTTTGTAGCTCTTATGAATAACCAGGTTGATGCAGTTGTCTGCGATACTCCAGTTGCTTCCGGCTATGTAAACAAGTATGATACCTTGAAAACGGTAGGCGAAGTATTGACCACCGAAGAGTATGGTATTGCTATGCCCAAGGGAAGCGACGAGTTAATGTCAAAGATAAACGCAGCATTGGCTGAAGTCAAAGCCAAAGGCGTGATAGACCAGCTTGTTGAAAAATGGCTGGTTGATTAA
- a CDS encoding TIGR01906 family membrane protein: MKYFNLLSKFLLVVCLPVLFLTASIAIAFNSQWVYQRGFNKYDIEVVTGIEKSELKKASQELIRYFNSSEELAEITVIKNGQLFTLFNEKEVLHLKDVKDLVNLDYTALVLSSLYVLGFCAVSLALKPSGQGMILRKFAFGSLLTLLAITATGIIALMDFNWLFLQFHLISFTNDLWLLDPATDYLIMMFPQGFWFDAALLVAGLTAGGALLTGASSLLLASRQQRD; the protein is encoded by the coding sequence ATGAAGTATTTCAACCTGCTATCCAAATTTCTATTGGTAGTTTGTCTGCCAGTTCTGTTTCTAACTGCCAGTATTGCAATTGCTTTTAATAGTCAGTGGGTATATCAGAGAGGATTTAATAAATATGACATTGAGGTTGTTACCGGTATTGAAAAATCCGAGTTAAAAAAAGCCAGCCAGGAATTAATCAGGTATTTCAACTCATCAGAAGAGTTAGCGGAAATCACGGTCATTAAAAATGGGCAGCTGTTTACATTGTTTAACGAAAAGGAAGTGCTGCACCTTAAAGACGTGAAGGATTTGGTAAATCTGGACTATACCGCACTTGTGCTTTCAAGCCTATATGTACTGGGCTTTTGCGCTGTTTCCCTCGCACTGAAACCATCCGGACAGGGCATGATCCTACGCAAGTTTGCTTTTGGAAGTCTATTGACTTTGTTGGCAATAACAGCGACTGGAATTATCGCACTGATGGACTTCAACTGGCTGTTTTTACAGTTTCATCTTATCAGTTTTACTAATGATCTCTGGTTGCTCGATCCGGCTACAGATTACCTAATCATGATGTTTCCGCAGGGTTTTTGGTTTGATGCTGCTCTGTTAGTAGCTGGTTTGACCGCCGGAGGAGCGCTGCTAACAGGAGCTTCATCCTTATTGTTGGCGAGCCGGCAACAGCGGGATTAA